The Pseudomonadota bacterium sequence CACCCACCTGCCCCACCTCCCCCACCATCCTTCACGCATTCTTCGCTGCCTCCCATGACCGCATTCCGATATTCAGACCCAGCTTTTTCTCCTCGCGCGTAACCTGAATCAATAGATAACCCTGAGCTAGGGCAAAAATCAAATCGCCTGCGAACACCAGGAACCCCGCGGGCTGATCGAAACAGAATACCGCCACGGTAAAAAAGACAGTCCCGAAGATACGCGATGGAAAAACCGCGAACCATGCGTTAGCACGATAACGTTGTAGATCCCAAATCGCAGGGATGTAGAAGACGCTTAGCAAAAACAGCAGGTTTGCCGAGAACCGCACCCAAATCGAGTAATCCGGCGGTATGTGTAATAGGCTGAGCAAAACACCGGGCACAAAGAACAAACCGAGCACAAAAAGCATGTTAGCCGCGATACCCGTGGCCATGACCAAACCATGCCAACGCGTATAACGCTTGAGTGGTTCACTGGTATTCATGATCGACCCTTAGAACTCCTTCATATATTCAACGATGGCGTCTTTTTCATCAGGGCTCAAATGGGTCCCGTAGTTCGGACCTTCATGACCGCGGTTGGAATTACCGGCAACCTGGGTGTCGAATAAAAAGAAATGCTCACCGTTCTCCTCCGGTAGGTCCGAAATGAAGCCGACTTTGTCCCAATCGAGAACGTCGTAACCCCGATAAAACCGTTGGGGACGGCTCGCCGACGGATCCAACAGATCTCTCAGCGTGGGGACCGAGCCGTTATGCAGGTAGGGAGAACGCAACCAGATTCCATCCAACGGCATGTTGGCATAACCGTTGGTTTTGCGAAACCGCTTGAAACGCCAGGGATAACCGGAATACAAGGTATTCTGATTCATCGCCAAGAGCTCCGAGTAGGAATCTAGCCGGCCCGGATCAGTCTTGATGTCCCCAATCGCTTCGACTTTACCGAGCCGGGTATACCGCTTGGTGTCGAAATCATAACGATCTCCCTCTTTCATACCGTGGCAATCGGAACAATACTGCTGATATAACCCCTTGCCCGTAGCCGCGTTGTTGCGATTTATGGCGGTTTTCTTGGGATATGGCGGCGGCTGCAAATCCCAAATCCAGTCCATAATACGGCGTATACCGTCCATATCCACAGTGACAGGCGTAACACCGGCCCCCAACGCCGCGCTCAAGTTTCTTTCTTGTACCGAATCATTATTCCCGTCCCAGTGCAAACGCATGCCTTCTCTAGGCTTTTGTTCCCAAATCGAAGGCAAGTCGGCCGCCCCGTGCAGCTCCACTTCGGGTACCTGATCGGGCGGAAATCCAAGCTGGTTAGTTTTATAGGCGTTAAAGGTGTCTACGCGACCCGTTCCCCAATTCGACTGTCGGTTCATAAACGCGAGCACCTCGCCCAAATCCAGCAATGCCGTACGAACTCTGGGAATGACCAGATAACGGTAGAGCATGCGCTCCAACCAACCCAGGTCGCCGGCGCTGATCTCCTCGATCTTCGGCATCATCCGTTCGGGCGTGAAGCGGTTATCCCGCGCGGCGCTGATCAAGAACTGAATGAGATTGTACAGTTGTAGATGGTTAGCCGGCATACCTAAAACCACGACGCGCGCGCTGCCTGGCGTCTCGCGATAAGTGCCGGTATGACACACCCCGCAATTCAACCAGACGCGATCAAGGCCGGTCACCGTACGACGGGATACGCCAATCGGGAGATCGATCCCTTTCTCATACAGGAACCCCAGCCCGCGATAGCCGTTTTCGGGGAGCTTATCTGCAAATAAAACCGGGAGGACTTTCCAAATCCAGTAGGGCAAACCGTTAACCGGTTCGGTACCGATGGAACCGTATTTGAAGTGGTCTTCTATGGACGCATAGCGGACCGGGTACTCCGGAACAAAGCGAATCAGCAAATAGCACAGAAACACCAAAACGACGGCGACAGCCAGGATTAACAGCCGCTTTGCGCGCGAGTTAATCAATGCTGCATAAAAAGGCATGGCGATTCCTAAAACTCCTCCCCCGCTGCTCCAACTCGATAATCCAATTCTTCGGACGCAGCATAGTTTACGGAACAGACCGATCCGTCGGCCGACCCCACTTAGACGATTCTATTACATTAACTGGATACTTGTATCATAGTCTCATTCATTTGGTCAAAAAGAAGATAGGGCGGAACCTGTTCGCTGTCAATGGCCCTCAATCGCGGTCGTGAACCTAACACGTTGGCGATGGGGTTTTATTGGATGAACTCTTGGAGAGCGGAGCCGGCGATCACCTGCTCGCCCGGTGAGTCGCGCGGTCGATGGCGGCGTGCGGCAACAACGTACCGCGCACGTTTGACAGCCTACCGGTCCAGTCGTATCTTCGCTCCCGAGGAAAAAGAGCTTTTAAAGTTCTTTTTTCTCCTGAGCCGTCGAAGAACAGGGTGCCTTGACGGGGATGGAAGGCTTGCTCCTTTAATTTATCGTTCACCCGCGGGGAGTAAAAGATATGCCCAGCAACGTCGAACGACACAAAGAAAGCCATGGAATGAAATCGAGTAGCGGGCGCAAGGTGGGGCTGGGGCTGTCAGGCGGCGGGTTTCGCGCCTCGTTTTTTCACCTCGGCGTCCTGGCTCGGCTCGCGGAGGTGGATGCCCTCAGAGACGTGCAAGTACTGTCTACCGTCGCCGGCGGCAGCATCGTAGGAGCCCATTACTACCTCGAGGTGCAGCGGCTCTTGGAGTCCAAACCGGACCAGGCAGTCACGCGGGAAGATTACATCGACATCGTCTGGCGCGTGCAAGAGGAGTTTCTCAAGGGTGTGCAAACCAACATTCGGACCAGCGCGCTCGCGAGCTTCACCGATAACATGCGGATGGTGTTCACCCAGCACTATTCGCGTAGCCATCGGTTGGGGGAGTTATACGAAGAGCGCATTTACGCCCGCGTGGCCGATGGGCACCCCGAAGGCCAACCGAGGACCATGCCGGATCTCGTCATTGAGCCGGAGGGCGATCCGGATAAGACCGATTTCAAACCCAATCTGTCAAACCGCAACCGGCGCAGCAAGGTGCCCGTGCTGCTGATCAATACCACGTCGCTAAATTCGGGGCACAACTGGCATTTCACGGCGCGCTGGATGGGTGAGCCGCCGGGGCTGCTCGGTGCCGAGGTAGACGTCAACCAGCGTTATCGCCGCCTCTACTATGAACAGGCGCCCGAGTCCTTACGCAACTACCGACTGGGTTATGCGGTGGCCGCCTCGGCATGTGTGCCGGGTCTTTTCGAACCCTTGGCCATCGCCGGGCTTTATCCGAGTCATGTCGTGCGCTTGGTCGATGGGGGGGTGCATGACAGTCAAGGGGTAGAGGGGCTGTTGGATGAAGGCTGTGTTGTGATCTTATGCAGTGACGCATCGGGACAAATGGCCGACCTTGATAATCCCGCCGACACCACGATCGGATCCCTGTCGCGCTCGAGCGCAGTGATTCGGGATCGCGTCCGGGAAGCCCAATATCAGGATCTGGCGGGGCGACTCGCCGCCGGAGATCTCGAAGGTCTATTCTTTGTACACACTAAGCAAGATCTCGATCGTCCTCCCCTCGATTGGGTCGACTGCGTTGATGCAACGAAATCCGCAGCGGAAGTGAATCTGACCTCGTACGGGATCGACAAGGATTTGCAACGGAAGATCGCCGGGCTGCGTACCGATCTCGACTCGTTCACGGAGGTCGAGGCCTATGCGTTGATGTTGAGCGGCTACCTGATGAGCGAGCACGAACTGCGCGTGCTGAAAGAACAGGGTCAAGGAACTCCTCGGGCGGGGGCTTGGAGCGAATATGACGTCAGTGCGCCGCGACGCGATTGGCCCTTCCTTAAGCTAGAAAGCCTCTGCAAGCTCGGTCCCGATAGCCCCCATCCCGGGCGGCAGGATCTCGGGAAGCAACTGGAGGTCGGGGGTCACGGTTTCCTGAAGGTCTGGCATATCGACCCGCAATTGCGCCAGTACGCGAAGCGGAGCGCGGTGGGATTCGGCGCGCTCACGGTGCTCTTGGCGTGGGCGCTCTGGGATTCCCCGGTATTCGGTACCAGCATCACCTGGGGCGGCGTCATCGTATCTTTAGGCGCGGCGTTGCTAGCCGCCGCCGCGCCGATCCTCAAATGGCTTGAGCCGGGAAAGGCCGTGCGCGGTTATGTACGCAAAGCGCTTGTGGCGGTCTTTGGTTACCTCGGCACGAACCTGCATCTAAAAGTCTTTGACCCGAGGTTTCTCGAACGCGGGCGACTGCAGCGGCTCCTGGACTTAAAGTAACGCGCATATCGCATACTCACCATCCGTTCGATACGGGGACCGTTTGGACAAGCCGCACGTTTGCGAAGGATGAAATCGCGGTCATCCATTCGCCTTGCAGGTTTCCCCGGAAGGGTGTCAACTTTCAGCAATCGGGAGAACGTTGTGAAGAAGTTTGCAACACATCACACTGCGTTTGAAAACAGGAGAGCCGTAAATCATGAAGACTTTTTCGTTCAGTGAGATGCTGGGCCGCTTGGTGCGGGCCCAGAACCAAAGTCGCGCGGCGAAGACGGTCGAAATGTTCGGCTGGTTGATCTTGATTGAAGGGCCGATGTTCCTGCTGTTCCCAAATTTCGTGGCCTCGGTGCTCCATCTTCCTCCGCTCGTGGAACAAGGGCCGAATTACTTTCGACTCGTCGGGGTGTTGATCGGTGGGTTGGGAATATTGTACGTGGTAAGCGGGCGTCTCAACGCAGAAGCGTTCGTTTTTGCGTCGCTGCTGGATCGGCCGCTGGTTCCGCCGTTGATGGCGGTGTTGTGGTATTGGGGCATTGTTCCCGGACCGCTGGCATTGGCGTTCGCAATTCAGGATTTCGGCAGCTTTCTCTGGACACTGTTCACCTTGCGTTCGGAGTCTCGTGCTCCGTGAACCAATGGAGGCAGCAAAGACCATGATAACAAACGCGAAGTATCAGGATACACCTTCGATTGTCCACAATGACATAACCGTCAGAACTGGGCGGACGCTAAAGTACGCTGATCTGAGCGCAGGAGAAAAGCGCGATTACTTGTTTGATCAAGGCATTCGTGCGACGGCCTACGCGAACTACAAGGAAGAGACACGGCCCGGGGTGGTCAGCGGACTGGTCCAGTTCAGCAGGTCGGCGCTCCAATCCATCACCAATCATCTGCTAAGTGAGTCGCTGACTCGGGTCAGCGACGAATTGGAAAAACCCAAACCAAAACTTTTCCATACTTATGGGGTCACGGCCAAAGTCGTGTTTGTTCCTGAGCCGGGCACGCCCTACACCGGGATTCTAAGCGAGCCGGTTCCTGGCCTGGCGCGTTTCTCATATGCCGGTCCGGTAATTGGTATTGGCGTTGTGCCGGGACTGGGGCTGAAGTTCTTGATTGATGGCGACCATCCCTCAGAAAACCTGGTCGCCATGAGGCAACTCGACCGCCAGCAACCGATCTGGCGTTTCTTAAGCACGCGTTCGCACAATTCAGTATTTCAAAATCCCTTCACCAACATTCTGCCTGTCCCCCGCTTCACAAACCTTGTCATGAGGACGGTGAACAAGCGTTTTGAAACCGTCGTGGTAGTTGGAAAGGGCCTTCATCAACCGCTGGAGAACTTCGCCAAGGTCCGCGCCAACGGCGATCCAGTCGCGGGAGCAAAGGTGGTATCGCCATATCGGATCATATTCCGCCCCACCCCGCAGGCCATCGCCGCTTCTGATGCCACGATTGATTTTCGAGACGACCTTGCGCACAACATCAAGACGGGGACCACGATTTACGACGTCTTCGCTCTGGATGAAACTCAGGAGACGGAATTGAACGGAAAGGGCGTGATGCGCGTGGAAGATTTATTGGCGCACGGCCGGAAGATCGGAACGATCACAACGGAGTCGGAGTTCATTGCTTCCAAATACGGCGATTATCGTCTGTTCTTCAAACACAACGCCCGGTATCTCCGGAACGAATTCAGGAAGTAGCGGCGCCGCGGCCCGGGCAGCAGGTTGCGTCTCCAACACCGCGCTATCATTATCCTCATCAAAGAACCGTAGTAGTGCGAACGGGCCACGGAGTTGGTTATAAGGTTTTCAAGAATTCCACCAGTGCCTCTTTGTCCTGTTCGGGCAAGCTGGTGCCGTATTCGTGACCTTGATTGCCGTTTCCTTTTTTGCTGACATCGTGCAGGGTACCGACTTTCTCGGCCTCGGGGCCTGTTGAAATGAATCCGACATTGACCGGATCATAGAGGTCATAGCCCCGGTAGAACGTCTTGGGGCGTTCGGCTGCCGGTTTTAGCAAGTCGCGCAGCGTGGGGACCGATCCGTTATGCAGATAGGGCGCCCGCAGCCAGATCCCGTCGAGATGCTGGACGTTGTAGCCGATCAGTTCTTCTTTATCGTCTTCATCGACCAGTCCGCGGCGCTCGATGCCCATGTCTTCGACGACCTTGTTGGCCAGGCTGGCGAATTTCTTACTCCAGGTGTCAAACCGGTCACGGCTGGTGCCTATCTCTGCCAACGGTATGGAGCGGCCGACCTTGTCTCCACCTTCGGCGTGGCAAGTTCCGCAGTGCTGATCATATATAGCGTCACCGGCCTCGGCTTTGGCGCGGTCTAGCGGAAGCGATTTAGGATACCTGGGGCCCGGCGTACGCTTGGCGTAGTCGGTGATCCACTTGACGTGTCCGATGAACTCATCCTTATCATGCGGTGGAGCGCCCAATAATCCTAAAGCCGAGTCCATGACCACCGAATAGGCATCCCAGGTATCCCCGGCGAGATTCAGGCGCTGGGGATTCTTCTCGCCTTCTTTATTGTCGTATTTTTTGAGATTCCAGATCGCCGGGAAATCGCTCGGACCGAAGGTCCCGTCATCGAAGGACCCGAGTGCTTCTTGGTATTCTTCTTGGCCACCGATCATGAAGTACTTGGTGAGATTAAAGGCATCATCGCGGCCGCGACCCCACTCCGGGTATTCCGGGTTGTAGATCCACTGGAACTGATTCTCTCGCCCCAGCAAGGCTTTCCTGGTGAGCGGAATGATGGCGAATCGATACAAGAGCTGGTCGATCCAATCGAGTTTTTCCGCCATGGCGATGTAAACCAGGATATTGTCCGCGTTGAAGCGGGGATCCTTGGCGCAGTCCACGATCAGCTTGAAGTAGGCTTCGATGTTACTCGTATGCCCCGGCCCGAGCGGAACGATGACCGGTTCCGCGGTCGCCGAGATACGATATTGCGTCACGTGACAAGCGGCGCAATTATTGGCGACGCGCGGAAACCCGATGGTCTTCTTGCTAAAACCGATCGGCAACTCCTGACCCATTTCCCAGGGGACGCCGAGCGAGGCATAGCCGCCGGCGCCGGGGAATTTCTCCGGGAACAGCCGCGGCAGCACATAAAAGATCCAGTACGGGATCCCCGCGTCCCATTCCGCGCCGATGGAACCGTACATGAACCGGGTGGCGTCATCTTTGGTCACCCACGCCGGTTGCGGATGTTCGCGCATGGTGCGGTCGTATCCAATCCAAGCGGTAATTCCCACCAGGAGGATCACGAGGGCCCAGATCACGATCTTTGTTGACCGGTTCCGCTTCGATTTTGTTGTGTCGGTCTTATTCATGGATCTTCCCCTCGTTTTAAAACGTCTTCAAATATTCGATTAGCGCGTCCTTTTCCTCCGGCGGTAAGTCCGTGCCGAAAGCAGGTCCTTCGTGACCCTGATTGCCGTTTCCCGGAGTATCGGTCTCGAACTCGAAGAACGCTCGATCGTTCGTGTCCTTGGACTCCGTGGCTACGAACCCGACGTTTTTCGGATCGTAGACGTCGTTGCCGCGGTAGAAGACCTTGGGCCGTTTCTCGCTGGGTTCCAGGAGATCGCGTAAAGTCGGGACCGAGCCGTTATGGAGATAAGGTGCCCGCAGCCACACCCCATCGAGCGGCATATTGGCGTAACCGTTGGTCTTGCGATAGTGCTTATAACGATAAGTCCCTTCTTCCTCCTCCTCCATCGCCGCCGCGCGGCCATACGCGGTGTTCCGGCTCCCGGCAGTCCGATATGGGGTCGGCTGGTAGGTAGAACCGCCTGGACATTTATGCGATCGCAGCGTCTTCTTTTGTCCGGCATAGGTCGTCGCCATGTTTAAAGCGAGAATTTCGGTGTAATTATCGAGCCGGTAGCGATCGGTTCCGATCTCATCGATCGGGGTCACGAATCCGACTTTCTTCCCCTCGAAATCCCGGCCGCTGCTGCCGTGACACTCGGCGCAGTACTCATCGTAGATGGGCGCGCCTTTTTTCGCTAGCGCTTGATCGATTGGGAACATGTACTTCGGCGGTTCGAGCGTTTCCATCCACCATTCGATGCATTCGATCGATTCGTGATCGATGACCGGCGGCAACGCGCCGGTGGCCAAAGCAGCGTTAAGGTTCCGTTCCTCCACCATGTCGTTGTTCCCGTCCCAGTGCAGTTGCATCGAGCCGCCATCGGAACGAGTCTTGCGCTTGGCTTGCAGCCAGGTGGAGGGGAAGTCCACGGTACCGATGTCCTCCGGGTGCATCTTGCCGGTTTTCCACCAGTCCAACATCGGGTTTCCTTGGAGGCTGCGGACGCGGAGCTCTCCGTACAGGAAATTCTTATTATTGGTAAACGTGTCATTACGCCCCGGCCCCCATTTGGGTTGAAGGGCCGAGAAACCGGTGATGCCCTCGAGAAACTGGATGGCATCCTTCATAACCCAGATGGTGATAGGATAAACCAGGTATTCATTGATCAGATTGAACCAACCGACATCACCGCCCAAGGCCTTTATTTCGGGAATGATGTTGAGTTCATTGAAGCGCTCACCCTTGGCGCATTGAAAAACGAACTGCTCGAAGTCATAGAGGTTGAAGAGATTGGCCGGCATGCCGAGAACCACTTTTCCGGATTCCTTCGGATCTTTACGGACGGTGCTCGAGTGACAGGCCGCGCAGTTGAGGAAGACCCGGTCGAAGCCTACGCTGCGGCGCTGCGAGGTACCGATCGGGAAGTCACGCTCTAGTTCGTTGGCCCCCGGTTCATAAATGAAACCGAGGGCTTTATAGCCTTCACGGGAAAGCTCGCGCCGTTTCAGCTCCGGTCCGACGCCCTCGCCGCTCGTATAGTTATTGACCCGGTCGAGATAATCGGGCGCCAGCCGGTCACCGGCCACCGATTTCAACGTGTCCGCGCATACGAGCGGCATTGCTTGCCAGATCCAGGAAGGAAATCCGGCCACGAGATCGCCGCGCGTCGAGCCGTATTTGAAATGATCTTCCATGTTCTCATACGTCACTGGACTTTCCGGGATGAATCGGATAGCAGCGTGGATAGCAGCGTAAAGTACCAATGCGACTGCCAGGACGACCACGGCCATGTAGAATCCTTTCCAGAGACAGCGTAAACACCCGCGTATCTTTGCCCAAAGATTTGCCGGTTGAGCGGATTGTTGTTCTTGCGGTTCCATAATGGGTTCCCCCTAGGCAAGAGAGATTACGAGAATTCCGATGACAGATGGGGTGGGTGCGATTTCCCGCTGCGAGGTCGGTGATCATGCCGTTAGCTCAGGACAGCGGAGCATCTCGCGCCGCAATGAATAGCAATGCTTGCCAAGGCGTGCAGCGACACTGCCGGATTAATTGAAACGGCGACCCTCCCCAAATAATACGCGCGCAACCTTGAATGAAGGCTTGTCTTTTTCAGCGTATTCGCGTTACGTGCCCGTATAGCCTTGACCATAGCCCACGTTTCCGCAAGCCCCCCTATCATCCCGGCCAGTCGGGTTGTCCCGAGTCCGGTTGGCAGTCATGGCCTGTCCCCTCACAGCCTTCTCAACACGCCCGAGGCTTAAGCGCTCGCCCGCCATCCACGCCCGGCTCAGGAGTTTGCTGTAAAGCTTGACACTCCTCCGCACCGTTGACCCCTGTGACCCGGCCCTACATGCCCGGCAGAGGTGTCCTTAAAAAGCCTCATCGGATTCCGCGCCGGATCGCGGTTTCCATTGCAAGGAGTAATACCGGCCCCTGTCCCTCGCCCACGGATCGAAGGCGTTGACAACCGGATCGAGCTCTTCGGTCAACTCCGGCATGGTCCGCAACAGGATGCGTTTCAGCGGGGATACCTCTTGTTTGTGATCATTGGGCGCCCCTTTCTCCCACACTTTTCCGTTGGGACCGTTATCGTTCACCCAAGCTACCCCCAGATGAGAATAAAACTCCGGCCGGAAACTCGAGGTGAAAAAGCGATCGCTGAATAAACGGCGTGACGCATTAAGGATAAAAACCTGGAATTGCGTCTCTGAGATCGCGAATCCATGGGGACGTGTCCTCTCGGCCAACCAGCCGACGACCGTGTCCACATCTTCGATGTTATCCACCATCGATCCGTCCGTATGTCCTAGACAATCGTTGATCGGGGAGCCGTCGGCGTTTACCTGGGCGTCGGTGATCACTTTCGAGGCGTCGCATCGATGCTGGCCGTACACCTCCCTCAGGGCCTTCACGAGCGCCTCTTGTTCCACCCGTGCGGGCGAACCCTTGGGCTCATGTTGATCGATAAAGTCATCGAAGCCGGTTAAGGTCTTCAGACCGTACTGCCGGCGAAACTCGTTAAAACGCGGCACCCCGCGTTCACGATCGCGGATCAAGTCCAAGGCCGGCACATCGATCTTGGTCCCCATACCTAGCCGCTTGTCCATCGGCACGTTCTGGAGAAACTGCGCGTGATTTTGCAGCCACAACAGCCCTAAGCGCTGCCGCCCCATGCTGATCGCCCAATTCGCGAGCCCACGGTTGTGCATTTCCGGGGTTGCTTTCCCGCGGAACGTTTCCACGACGGGGACCTTGTAGCGGATGCTATTCGGGTTGTTACCCCATTCCCGATATTCGATCAAATCGGGAACCATGGTATGTAAGCGATAGACGGTGGTGAACTCTTCGGGAAAATTAAACGGCGATCCGAAGTGATTGATACCTCCGTTCACATGATCGGGGTTTTCCAGATCCCAGATATCCTGTTTGGAAACCTTCGATTTATTCACCCGATTTCCAAGCCCGAATATCCCGGGTCCTGAGGCGAATACAGAGTACATCGCGTTCGCTTTTTTCGGATCCGTCGTTCGGGCGAGCCTGCCGACGACCCGTTCCAACGCATCCGCCACGAGCTTGTGATCTCTCAACAAGCCGAACCAATTCGAATTCATCCCTAGGTAGAGCGGCTCGCCGTAAAGCAGTTGCGTGGTCCATTCGATGGTGTGGATCTTGGCTATCTCCGCGGCGACGACGAGCCTTGCGACCTCGAACAGCTCATCTGGCGTGAGGTCCTTATATCTAATGATTTTATCCGGCTGGCCGGGATTTCTCACCCCGCAATCGCCATCCGGCGTCGCTGCCGCCCGCTTTCTGAATTCCTCGACGAAGCGATTGTGCTCTCTGACAAACACGTTATGGTAAAAACTCATGCCAATGGTCCAGTTGTCCGGAAACGCCGTCGCTTCCTGGCCGGCCCAGACGGGGTGGATGGGGTCTGGAACGCAGTCGTGCTCTGTCTCTGGACAGGTTTTGAACAAAGGCAGATAGCCGTACTTTTCCCCTTGCCCTTTCCTATCCCCAGACCGGACCATCAATAGCTTGGCGGTGTCATTGGGATCGCGTTTCACCCTGCGCCGCGAGGTTTCGTCATAGCCGTAAATCTGTGAGGCATCCCACCACGCCGTCACGGTATTCGCGGTCGTTTTGTGAGCTCGCGCGAGATACTCCTTACCCTGATAGGAGAATTTGCGCGGTTCCGCGGATTCCGCGTAATACGTCGCGTCGATCTTGTCCTCGGGACGGCATTTGAGTTTCTCAATGTCCTCCTGCGACAACGGCTGCTCCTCGTTGTTGACCCGTTGCGTCGCGCACCCCATACCGACCAGGGCCGCATCGTTGTGCCCTTCCCGCAGATGGGAGAACCAATCGTGGGTCATGAACTGGATCCAGAAGGCCGCGAGAACATTGAAGAAAGGCGCCGGTTGGTAATCGCATTGGGCGTCCTTGGCGAAGCCAGGCAACCCTTTACCTTCTTTGCACTTTTCCGGCTGCGACTGTTTTCTGGTAAACAACTTTCTGCTGATGACCTGCGGATCCGGCTTTAACATGCTCAATCGATCGCCATGCCGATTGCGCACGAGCTCCGTTTTACCTAGCTCCGGGAAGGTCGTTTCGAACTGGACGTTGCGTGCAAAGGGTGTATCGGTCGATCCCATCAGAGGATTCTTGAGATCATTGCAGATCCCCGTCAGGTTTCGATGTCGAATCAACTGACCCTTGCACAGTTGCTGACCATCCCCGCCCACCTCCCGATAATTGGGATTATCTTGCGGCAACCTCATCTCGGTCCATTCCTTAAGCGCGGGTCCGTCCACGCCGCCCCTTCCCTTGACGTAAGCTTCATAGGTCTTGTTATCGAAGAGATTGAAGGTGATGAGCTCGATACGTTGATACTCCAAATCGATCAGGGAGCCGTCGACGCCTCTGCCGTTCGCTCTCAGGTGCCTGCCTAGCGCTGTGAGGGGTCCTCTACCTTGGGCCTTGGTGGTCTCATCGCCAGTGGCCCAATAGTTTTGCCAGTCCACCCAAGGCGTTCCCATGTACTTGAGCGCTTTCTGGCCACCCCGGCAATTGGCTGTCTCCTTTTGTACCTTACCCAAGAATCGCCCGCTTCGCTCTTTCGCGATGGGACGGAACCCTTCCCGCACGACTTGGATACAGTCC is a genomic window containing:
- a CDS encoding cytochrome c, whose product is MPFYAALINSRAKRLLILAVAVVLVFLCYLLIRFVPEYPVRYASIEDHFKYGSIGTEPVNGLPYWIWKVLPVLFADKLPENGYRGLGFLYEKGIDLPIGVSRRTVTGLDRVWLNCGVCHTGTYRETPGSARVVVLGMPANHLQLYNLIQFLISAARDNRFTPERMMPKIEEISAGDLGWLERMLYRYLVIPRVRTALLDLGEVLAFMNRQSNWGTGRVDTFNAYKTNQLGFPPDQVPEVELHGAADLPSIWEQKPREGMRLHWDGNNDSVQERNLSAALGAGVTPVTVDMDGIRRIMDWIWDLQPPPYPKKTAINRNNAATGKGLYQQYCSDCHGMKEGDRYDFDTKRYTRLGKVEAIGDIKTDPGRLDSYSELLAMNQNTLYSGYPWRFKRFRKTNGYANMPLDGIWLRSPYLHNGSVPTLRDLLDPSASRPQRFYRGYDVLDWDKVGFISDLPEENGEHFFLFDTQVAGNSNRGHEGPNYGTHLSPDEKDAIVEYMKEF
- a CDS encoding patatin-like phospholipase family protein, which translates into the protein MPSNVERHKESHGMKSSSGRKVGLGLSGGGFRASFFHLGVLARLAEVDALRDVQVLSTVAGGSIVGAHYYLEVQRLLESKPDQAVTREDYIDIVWRVQEEFLKGVQTNIRTSALASFTDNMRMVFTQHYSRSHRLGELYEERIYARVADGHPEGQPRTMPDLVIEPEGDPDKTDFKPNLSNRNRRSKVPVLLINTTSLNSGHNWHFTARWMGEPPGLLGAEVDVNQRYRRLYYEQAPESLRNYRLGYAVAASACVPGLFEPLAIAGLYPSHVVRLVDGGVHDSQGVEGLLDEGCVVILCSDASGQMADLDNPADTTIGSLSRSSAVIRDRVREAQYQDLAGRLAAGDLEGLFFVHTKQDLDRPPLDWVDCVDATKSAAEVNLTSYGIDKDLQRKIAGLRTDLDSFTEVEAYALMLSGYLMSEHELRVLKEQGQGTPRAGAWSEYDVSAPRRDWPFLKLESLCKLGPDSPHPGRQDLGKQLEVGGHGFLKVWHIDPQLRQYAKRSAVGFGALTVLLAWALWDSPVFGTSITWGGVIVSLGAALLAAAAPILKWLEPGKAVRGYVRKALVAVFGYLGTNLHLKVFDPRFLERGRLQRLLDLK
- a CDS encoding di-heme-cytochrome C peroxidase, with amino-acid sequence MAVVVLAVALVLYAAIHAAIRFIPESPVTYENMEDHFKYGSTRGDLVAGFPSWIWQAMPLVCADTLKSVAGDRLAPDYLDRVNNYTSGEGVGPELKRRELSREGYKALGFIYEPGANELERDFPIGTSQRRSVGFDRVFLNCAACHSSTVRKDPKESGKVVLGMPANLFNLYDFEQFVFQCAKGERFNELNIIPEIKALGGDVGWFNLINEYLVYPITIWVMKDAIQFLEGITGFSALQPKWGPGRNDTFTNNKNFLYGELRVRSLQGNPMLDWWKTGKMHPEDIGTVDFPSTWLQAKRKTRSDGGSMQLHWDGNNDMVEERNLNAALATGALPPVIDHESIECIEWWMETLEPPKYMFPIDQALAKKGAPIYDEYCAECHGSSGRDFEGKKVGFVTPIDEIGTDRYRLDNYTEILALNMATTYAGQKKTLRSHKCPGGSTYQPTPYRTAGSRNTAYGRAAAMEEEEEGTYRYKHYRKTNGYANMPLDGVWLRAPYLHNGSVPTLRDLLEPSEKRPKVFYRGNDVYDPKNVGFVATESKDTNDRAFFEFETDTPGNGNQGHEGPAFGTDLPPEEKDALIEYLKTF
- a CDS encoding oxygenase; translation: MMRREARCIFGSVAVALSAWAGVVVADTLQERREARKDCIQVVREGFRPIAKERSGRFLGKVQKETANCRGGQKALKYMGTPWVDWQNYWATGDETTKAQGRGPLTALGRHLRANGRGVDGSLIDLEYQRIELITFNLFDNKTYEAYVKGRGGVDGPALKEWTEMRLPQDNPNYREVGGDGQQLCKGQLIRHRNLTGICNDLKNPLMGSTDTPFARNVQFETTFPELGKTELVRNRHGDRLSMLKPDPQVISRKLFTRKQSQPEKCKEGKGLPGFAKDAQCDYQPAPFFNVLAAFWIQFMTHDWFSHLREGHNDAALVGMGCATQRVNNEEQPLSQEDIEKLKCRPEDKIDATYYAESAEPRKFSYQGKEYLARAHKTTANTVTAWWDASQIYGYDETSRRRVKRDPNDTAKLLMVRSGDRKGQGEKYGYLPLFKTCPETEHDCVPDPIHPVWAGQEATAFPDNWTIGMSFYHNVFVREHNRFVEEFRKRAAATPDGDCGVRNPGQPDKIIRYKDLTPDELFEVARLVVAAEIAKIHTIEWTTQLLYGEPLYLGMNSNWFGLLRDHKLVADALERVVGRLARTTDPKKANAMYSVFASGPGIFGLGNRVNKSKVSKQDIWDLENPDHVNGGINHFGSPFNFPEEFTTVYRLHTMVPDLIEYREWGNNPNSIRYKVPVVETFRGKATPEMHNRGLANWAISMGRQRLGLLWLQNHAQFLQNVPMDKRLGMGTKIDVPALDLIRDRERGVPRFNEFRRQYGLKTLTGFDDFIDQHEPKGSPARVEQEALVKALREVYGQHRCDASKVITDAQVNADGSPINDCLGHTDGSMVDNIEDVDTVVGWLAERTRPHGFAISETQFQVFILNASRRLFSDRFFTSSFRPEFYSHLGVAWVNDNGPNGKVWEKGAPNDHKQEVSPLKRILLRTMPELTEELDPVVNAFDPWARDRGRYYSLQWKPRSGAESDEAF